The following proteins are co-located in the Phaeodactylum tricornutum CCAP 1055/1 chromosome 2, whole genome shotgun sequence genome:
- a CDS encoding predicted protein codes for MESDRKEYTKNDEEQGDQAQALPPSEYSTTERNPPTPNCALRQDLCSENSSLVSDLIQSAARSVLEDEHYEQERNGSSCSGSYTDIDGGRRGYHTSGMTPNSRKKGPLSPTLQSLQTKTLPAMPDEQDRKRFVGCLAAVLASLYDFDVVDDDEDLSQADKVLSMAYLDRSEQDDEDEHSLSPTKASRNNTKDSSSLYSRSVDGFDTPARAQQYRSMISSRSSMQIDRGTRDQLQKARSRHRKRRYDILSDLLLASGDYLQLESGQVKAFLPMLAKLLVPNSDKKEASHASQLSAQHGQRPHSNSSNTSSNLAAMDNQEKTILQRSGISGANVNGFTNSEEMVHLELDDIEYLRPFLESLTPGAGLRCVALLLLQYLLLHSRQTGYDARVRHAIKTLGVLVLVHDMQHDPVDVYIDDELKKPSSSPRTRRHRGHLKTSHPDLVVLATRKFESLEHFIAAKLIVLSREQQAHKVHRGARSAGARSSQTQQTPASKGLTREQWMRGIKIGGTAMAAGTLFAITGGLAAPGIAAGVAAIAGGTAVTAAAAAVLTSTAAVTTIFGVGGGGLAAYKMQRRTQGLTEFEFRKETGKASREKEGQIDTVDAELFSTICISGWLRDKFDFQRPWGVSPSRPELTDRQELLERFYTIHSPSHISRCAKILDHWKGEEKDLWGLLRQKYGQDPDHLFPLEKGPRLHASLTLEQKEVIDQLFVELGYTPKSLDEIKTQPTPFERIRKGWNKQAAGPRRDENLSTSHIPVGPAHRSLADSLQSPESVETYVGSRAEVTSSGFESFSTALSMLPPDKRSDESTEKVELPRHIATVWDYPSIYGGEQYTVQWESELLTELCDSVNDLARDLVSGGTAQILKHTALSTLISAFAWPYALVNAANMIDGTWTLAVERSDEAGRELARSLLLSRAGHRPVTLVGFSFGARAIYSCLKELARLQEKWEDFCEDEDSSRSGKVLQNQSVADLELDESNKDYFRYMREPASIVEDVVLMGLPNHLSLSSWKACRQVVAGRLINCFSQKDLILSLMFQFKRLGLKPVCGTCPVNVPGVENIDVSDLVSGHQDYTLVNGDILKRVRHCQPFRSRHTRIFVPEVAASSM; via the exons ATGGAGTCGGATAGAAAAGAATACACAAAGAACGACGAGGAGCAAGGGGACCAGGCGCAAGCTTTGCCTCCTTCCGAATACTCGACGACCGAACGGAATCCACCGACACCAAATTGCGCCCTGCGTCAGGACTTGTGCTCCGAAAACAGCTCATTAGTGTCCGACCTTATTCAATCCGCTGCTCGGTCCGTCTTGGAAGACGAGCACTATGAGCAGGAAAGGAACGGTTCGTCGTGCTCGGGCTCTTACACCGACATCGACGGCGGTCGAAGAGGATACCATACCTCTGGAATGACACCGAATTCACGGAAAAAGGGTCCACTATCTCCAACCTTGCAATCCTTACAAACTAAAACGCTACCCGCCATGCCCGATGAACAAGATCGCAAGCGTTTCGTG GGTTGTTTAGCAGCAGTTTTGGCGTCTCTTTACGATTTCGATGTggttgatgacgacgaagacttgtCTCAAGCCGATAAAGTCCTGAGCATGGCATACCTTGATAGAAGTGAgcaagacgacgaggacgagcaTAGTCTTAGTCCGACCAAAGCAAGTCGTAACAATACAAaagacagcagcagcttATATTCGCGCTCAGTCGACGGTTTTGACACACCAGCCAGAGCGCAACAATACCGATCGATGATTTCGTCTCGATCATCCATGCAAATCGATCGGGGCACCCGGGATCAGCTTCAAAAGGCTCGATCACGCCATCGCAAACGGCGGTACGATATATTGTCGGATCTTCTTTTGGCGTCAGGAGACTATTTGCAACTCGAAAGTGGCCAGGTCAAGGCTTTTTTACCTATGCTAGCCAAACTCCTGGTGCCGAACAGTGATAAAAAAGAGGCATCGCATGCATCTCAACTTTCAGCTCAACATGGTCAGCGGCCGCACTCCAATAGTAGCAACACGAGCAGCAATTTGGCTGCTATGGACAATCAGGAAAAGACTATATTGCAACGCTCAGGGATCTCTGGCGCCAATGTGAATGGCTTTACAAATTCCGAAGAAATGGTGCATCTTGAATTGGATGACATCGAGTATTTGCGGCCGTTCTTGGAATCACTGACTCCTGGTGCCGGGTTGCGATGTGTTGCGTTACTGCTCCTTCAGTATTTATTGCTGCACAGCCGTCAAACGGGCTATGACGCTCGTGTACGACATGCCATAAAAACGCTTGGTGTCCTGGTTCTGGTTCATGACATGCAACATGACCCCGTTGATGTGTACATTGATGATGAATTGAAAAAGCCTTCTTCTTCACCAAGGACTCGACGACATCGAGGTCATTTGAAGACGTCGCATCCCGATTTGGTCGTACTGGCCACCCGCAAGTTTGAATCGCTTGAACACTTTATTGCAGCAAAACTAATCGTGTTGTCACGTGAACAGCAGGCACATAAAGTTCATAGGGGCGCCCGGAGTGCTGGTGCTCGCTCGTCTCAGACTCAACAGACACCAGCATCAAAAGGCCTGACCCGGGAACAGTGGATGCGAGGGATTAAGATTGGTGGCACGGCGATGGCAGCCGGTACCTTATTTGCAATAACGGGAGGACTCGCCGCTCCAGGTATTGCCGCAGGGGTTGCGGCGATTGCGGGAGGGACGGCAGTGACAGCGGCCGCCGCGGCTGTCTTAACAAGTACGGCAGCTGTGACGACAATCTTTGGAGTGGGGGGAGGAGGATTGGCAGCGTACAAAATGCAGCGGCGGACACAAGGTTTAACCGAGTTCGAATTTCGTAAAGAAACTGGAAAGGCAAGTCGGGAGAAAGAGGGTCAAATAGACACAGTAGACGCTGAGCTGTTTAGTACAATCTGCATATCAGGTTGGCTCCGGGACAAATTCGATTTTCAACGACCTTGGGGGGTCTCCCCATCACGACCTGAGTTGACTGATCGACAAGAGCTGTTGGAAAGATTCTACACGATCCATAGTCCATCGCATATATCACGTTGTGCCAAAATTTTGGACCATTGGAAAGGTGAAGAAAAGGATCTTTGGGGTTTGCTCAGGCAAAAGTACGGGCAAGATCCAGACCATTTATTTCCTTTGGAGAAAGGTCCTCGATTACACGCCTCGTTGACTCTTGAGCAGAAGGAGGTCATAGATCAGTTGTTTGTAGAGCTGGGATACACGCCCAAATCTCTGGACGAAATAAAAACGCAGCCTACGCCTTTCGAAAGAATTAGGAAGGGCTGGAATAAACAAGCCGCTGGACCTCGACGCGATGAAAATTTATCTACTTCACACATTCCTGTCGGTCCTGCACATCGATCTCTTGCAGATTCCTTACAAAGTCCTGAGAGTGTCGAGACATACGTTGGGTCTAGAGCTGAGGTTACATCGTCGGGATTTGAGAGCTTTTCTACTGCGCTGTCAATGCTTCCACCGGACAAGCGATCAGATGAGTCGACAGAGAAAGTTGAGTTGCCAAGGCACATTGCTACTGTTTGGGACTATCCATCTATATATGGAGGGGAGCAGTATACGGTACAATGGGAAAGTGAACTGCTGACTGAGTTGTGCGACTCTGTCAATGACCTTGCGCGAGATTTGGTAAGCGGTGGAACCGCTCAGATCTTAAAGCATACTGCTTTGTCAACGCTAATATCGGCCTTTGCTTGGCCGTACGCGCTTGTAAACGCCGCAAACATGATTGATGGGACGTGGACGCTAGCAGTTGAACGATCCGATGAAGCGGGGAGAGAGTTGGCCAGAAGCTTGCTCCTCAGCCGGGCAGGCCATCGTCCTGTTACTCTCGTAGGATTCTCCTTTGGCGCACGAGCAATCTATTCTTGCTTGAAAGAGCTCGCTCGCCTTCAGGAAAAATGGGAAGATTTTTGTGAAGACGAGGATTCCTCTCGGAGCGGAAAAGTGTTGCAAAACCAATCAGTCGCCGATTTAGAGTTAGACGAATCAAACAAGGACTATTTCAGGTACATGCGAGAGCCGGCAAGCATAGTTGAAGATGTGGTACTAATGGGACTTCCAAACCATCTTAGCTTATCTTCTTGGAAGGCATGTCGCCAAGTTGTGGCCGGGAGGCTTATCAACTGCTTTTCTCAGAAGGATTTGATCCTTTCACTGATGTTTCAATTCAAAAGGCTCGGGCTTAAGCCGGTATGTGGAACTTGTCCAGTTAACGTACCTGGGGTGGAGAATATTGATGTATCCGATTTGGTATCCGGTCACCAGGATTACACTCTCGTTAACGGAGATATTTTGAAACGCGTGAGGCATTGTCAACCTTTTCGATCCAGGCACACTCGTATATTTGTGCCGGAAGTCGCTGCATCAAGCATGTAA